The stretch of DNA TAAAAGAACATAGGAAAAAGAAAGCAATTGATGAAATTTTAAATCAGTAAAACCAACCACCTTTTGTCTATTAGACCTAAATTATGGTTATATCTTAATTTGCCTTGCACACAACGGACAGCGCTAAATTCAGTGCGGGATTAAAAGCATCGTACTTGTCCCACGAGAACAAAGATAGAAGAAAGAACAGACCTTTCAAACTACCACTACACCTGCATTGAATCTAGCGCATGTTATAAACAGTAGGGCAAATTTCTGTCCAACGCAATGACCGTATTTTAATGCTACCTACCAAAAATATTTTGTTTTTTAGGGGGTCTTTTTTTGGTGGGGCAGCCGCACTCTTTTGCAATTTTTTGACTTGGTGGAGGGGTTGAGCGAAATTGCAAATGTGTGTGACTGCTGCGTTGGCTTTTTCCCATTCTATCCCCAAATCTTTATTGTCTTTGCATCAAACACTCTTATTGGACAATGAATTTTGCTTTGGATTGACTTGATATGTTCCAAACCTTTTTCAGAAAATACTCCTATGTAAATGCTATTTAGCATGAACCAATTTCCGTTTTTATCTTTTCGCTTTTTACTCGCCTTGTTGATTGCTGCAATAATGTGTTCGTCATGCTCGCCAAATCCAAAACCGAAAACTATAAGCGAACCATTGATTGTAGAAAGTGCTTCATAGCAATAAGAAAGATACTTGTTGTGGACAATATGTATCAATTTTTCATAACCGTTTCCTGCTGTAACAAAAATCGGATATTCTTCTTTCTCCATTCTTGTTTTTATGTTTTGCAGAAGCAAGTGTTCTCCACCTGTGTATTCTTCTTTGATAACTTCAATACCTGTGTCAAACAACTGCAATGCTCCATGCAAGTAATGAACTGTCTGAATACCTTTATATTTGCCCCAGCGTAATTCAGAATAATCTCTGTCGTCTGGTTCAACCCACTCGTCTGTTTCTTCTGCATCTCTGCCAAATCCATCAATGGCATTTTCAATTTCGTTTCGCATCAACACCCAATAAAGAAGCAAATCATAATTGGTTGTGAAAATGTGTCCTTCATTTGAAAGAAAAGAATTTAAGAACCCTGCACATACTTTACTCTTTTCATCTGGAATTGCAAAAACATGTTCGGGATGCAATTCTTTAATTGCATCAATCAAACTTTCTTTGAGTGTAGTTGTTGCCTGTCTTATTTTATCTACCACTTTTTTGTCTGCACCAAAAACCTCTGCTATTTGAGCAACATTTTCTAATTG from Cytophagales bacterium encodes:
- a CDS encoding DUF4917 family protein, which gives rise to MAKQELPSYAELQSYADVVKHLKNRQKHLLLGNGFSMSYDAKIFSYNALSQFLEKLDNEVLQKLFQIVKTSNFELMMQQLENVAQIAEVFGADKKVVDKIRQATTTLKESLIDAIKELHPEHVFAIPDEKSKVCAGFLNSFLSNEGHIFTTNYDLLLYWVLMRNEIENAIDGFGRDAEETDEWVEPDDRDYSELRWGKYKGIQTVHYLHGALQLFDTGIEVIKEEYTGGEHLLLQNIKTRMEKEEYPIFVTAGNGYEKLIHIVHNKYLSYCYEALSTINGSLIVFGFGFGEHDEHIIAAINKASKKRKDKNGNWFMLNSIYIGVFSEKGLEHIKSIQSKIHCPIRVFDAKTIKIWG